The Polyangium aurulentum genomic interval CGCCTGCAAGGCGCTCACGACGCTCAACGTCACGGTGCCCTGACGAACCTGGAAGGAGAGAGGCCTCGCGGCGCCACGGTGCTGCGGGGCCTTTCCCTTTTTGTTCGGGGCCTTCCGCGCTGCGGAAGCGCGATGCGGTGATAGGCTGCGCGCGCCATGGCGTCGGCGATTCCCTTTCCCATGCAAAGCCCGCTCGATGGATCGGCCCTCCCGACCGTCGAGGCGACCGATCCCGAAACGGTGCCCGCGCTGGCGCGCAAGGCCCGCGAGGCGCAGCGCGCGTGGGCGGAGCTCGGCGCGCGCGATCGGGCGAGCGCCATCGCGCCCGTGAAGGAACGGCTGCTCGCGCGGGCAGAGGAGATCGCCGATCTGCTGCGCCGCGAGTGCGGAAAACCCTTCGAGGAGGCCGCGCTCTCGGAGGTGCTGCCGAACGCCGATCTCGTCGACTACTGGACGACGTCGATCGAGGAGCTGCTCGAGGGCACCACGGTCGAGCTCGATGCGCTCGCGTATCCCGGCAAGGTCGGCCGCATCCACAAGGCGCCGCGGGGGCTCGTCGGGCTCATCACGCCCTGGAACTACCCGGTGGCGATCCCGCTGCGCACGCTCGTCCCCGCGCTGCTGGCCGGCAACGCGGTGCTCTTCAAGCCGAGCGAGATCACGCCGCGCGCGGGTGCGCTCGTGGCGTCGCTGTTCGAAGGTCTCTTGCCCGAAGGTCTGCTCGCGCTCGTGCAAGGCGGCGCGGACGTGGGCGGGGCCGTGATCGAAGCGGTGGATCTCGTGGTGTTCACGGGCAGCGTCGAGACGGGGCGGCGCGTGGCCGTGCGGTGCGCGGAGCGGCTCGTGCCCTGCTCGCTCGAGCTGGGCGGCAAGGACGCGGCCATCGTGCTCGCGGACGCGCCGATCGAGCGCACGGCGCGGGGGCTCGTCTGGGGCGCGTTCACGAACGCGGGGCAGAACTGCGCGTCGATCGAGCGGGCGTACGTGGAGCGACCCGTCGCGGACAAGCTCGTCGCGCGCATCTGCGAGCTGACGAAGGAGCTTCGGCCGGGCGCGGACACGGCCGTGCTCACGACGGCGCGGCA includes:
- a CDS encoding aldehyde dehydrogenase family protein, coding for MQSPLDGSALPTVEATDPETVPALARKAREAQRAWAELGARDRASAIAPVKERLLARAEEIADLLRRECGKPFEEAALSEVLPNADLVDYWTTSIEELLEGTTVELDALAYPGKVGRIHKAPRGLVGLITPWNYPVAIPLRTLVPALLAGNAVLFKPSEITPRAGALVASLFEGLLPEGLLALVQGGADVGGAVIEAVDLVVFTGSVETGRRVAVRCAERLVPCSLELGGKDAAIVLADAPIERTARGLVWGAFTNAGQNCASIERAYVERPVADKLVARICELTKELRPGADTAVLTTARQASIVRRHLAEAEANGAEVLAGGAPEEGSLAFPPTVVKVSDEDTPLMREETFGPILPIVVVDGVEDAIARVNASRFGLTTSLWTKRFGRAHELARGLRTGVVTINNHGFTAALPAAPWSGTGESGYGVTNSVHALAELTRPQFVLEDRSGATRELWWYPYTPVLRTIALAMARARGGAGFFGRITAVFQLIGALPKRLLGG